In Panthera leo isolate Ple1 chromosome B3, P.leo_Ple1_pat1.1, whole genome shotgun sequence, a single genomic region encodes these proteins:
- the OAZ2 gene encoding LOW QUALITY PROTEIN: ornithine decarboxylase antizyme 2 (The sequence of the model RefSeq protein was modified relative to this genomic sequence to represent the inferred CDS: deleted 1 base in 1 codon) has product QLAAEIIDLHCELSILPLSNCPQLQCCRHIVPGPLWCSDAPHPLSKIPGGRGGGRDPSLSALIYKDEKLTVTQDLPVNDGKPHIVHFQYEVTEVKVSSWDAVLSSQSLFVEIPDGLLADGSKEGLLALLEFAEEKMKVNYVFICFRKGREDRAPLLKTFSFLGFEIVRPGHPCVPSRPDVMFMVYPLDQNLSDED; this is encoded by the exons TATTTTGCCTTTGAGTAACTGTCCCCAGCTCCAGTGCTGCAGGCACATTGTTCCGGGGCCTCTGTGGTGCTCC GATGCCCCTCACCCACTGTCGAAGATCCCCGGTGGGCGAGGGGGCGGCAGGGATCCTTCTCTCTCAGCTCTAATATATAAG GACGAGAAGCTCACTGTGACCCAGGACCTCCCTGTGAACGATGGAAAACCTCACATTGTCCATTTCCAGTATGAGGTCACTGAGGTGAAAGTCTCTTCCTGGGATGCAGTCCTGTCCAGCCAGAGCCTGTTTGTAGAAATCCCAGATGGATTATTAGCTGATGGGAGCAAAGAAGG ATTGTTAGCACTGCTAGAGTTTGCTGAAGAGAAGATGAAAGTGAACTACGTCTTCATCTGCTTCAGGAAGGGCCGGGAAGACAGAG CTCCACTCCTGAAGACCTTCAGCTTCTTGGGCTTTGAGATTGTGCGTCCAGGCCATCCCTGTGTTCCCTCTCGGCCAGATGTGATGTTCATGGTTTACCCCCTGGACCAGAACTTGTCCGATGAGGACTAA
- the ZNF609 gene encoding zinc finger protein 609 isoform X3, which translates to MESPVSTPAVLPLHLLVPVVNNDISSPCEQIMVRTRSVGVNTCDVALATEPECLGPCEPGTSVNLEGIVWQETEDGMLVVNVTWRNKTYVGTLLDCTRHDWAPPRFCDSPTSDLEMRNGRGRGKRMRPNSNTPVNETATASDSKGTSSSSKTRAGANSKGRRGSQNSSEHRPPASSTSEDVKASPSSANKRKNKPLSDMELNSSSEDSKGSKRVRTNSMGSATGPLPGTKVEPTVLDRNCPSPVLIDCPHPNCNKKYKHINGLKYHQAHAHTDDDSKPEADGDSEYGEEPTLHADLGSCNGASVSQKGSLSPARSATPKVRLVEPHSPSPSSKFSTKGLCKKKLSGEGDTDLGALSNDGSDDGPSVMDETSNDAFDSLERKCMEKEKCKKPSSLKPEKIPSKSLKSARPIAPAIPPQQIYTFQTATFTAASPGSSSGLTTTVVQAMPNSPQLKPIQPKPTVMGEPFTVNPALTPAKDKKKKDKKKKESSKELESPLTPGKVCRAEEGKSPFRDSSGDGMKMEGLLNGSSDPHQSRLASIKAEADKIYSFTDNAPSPSIGGSSRIDSTTPTQPLTPLHVVTQNGAEANSVKTNSPAYSDISDAGEDGEGKVDSVKSKDPEHLVKEGAKKTLFPPQPQSKDSPYYQGFESYYSPSYAQSSPGALNPSSQAGVESQALKTKKDEEPESIEGKAKNDVCDEKKPELSSSSQQPSVIQQRPNMYMQSLYYNQYAYVPPYGYSDQSYHTHLLSTNTAYRQQYEEQQKRQSLEQQQRGLDKKVELGLKEREAALKEEWKQKPSIPPTLTKAPSLTDLVKSGPGKAKEPGADPAKSVIIPKLDDSSKLPNQAPEGLKVKLSEASHLGKEASEAKTGAECGRQAEVDPILWYRQEAEPRMWTYVYPAKYSDIKSEDERWKEERDRKLKEERNRSKDSAPKEDGKESTSSDCKLPTSEESRLGSKEPRPSVHVPVSSPLTQHQSYIPYMHGYSYSQSYDPNHPSYRGMPAVMMQNYPGSYLPSSYSFSPYGSKVSGGEDADKARASPSVSCKSSSESKALDILQQHASHYKSKSPTISDKTSQERDRGGCGVVGGGGSCSSVGGAGGGERSVDRPRTSPSQRLMSTHHHHHHLGYSLLPAQYNLPYAAGLSSTAIVASQQGSTPSLYPPPRR; encoded by the exons GGATGTTGGTGGTAAATGTAACATGGAGGAACAAGACCTATGTAGGCACACTTCTTGACTGCACGCGGCATGATTGGGCACCCCCCAG GTTCTGTGACTCCCCCACCAGTGACTTGGAAATGCGCAACGGCCGGGGTAGAGGCAAACGCATGCGTCCCAACAGTAACACACCTGTCAATGAGACAGCCACTGCCTCTGACAGCAAagggaccagcagcagcagcaaaaccCGAGCAGGAGCCAATAGCAAAGGCCGTCGGGGCAGCCAAAATTCTTCAGAGCATCGCCCACCTGCCAGTAGCACCTCTGAGGATGTCAAGGCCAGCCCTTCCTCAGCTAATAAGCGGAAAAACAAACCGCTTTCAGACATGGAGCTGAATTCCAGCTCAGAGGACTCCAAAGGGAGCAAGCGTGTCCGTACGAATTCCATGGGCTCAGCCACTGGTCCCCTCCCTGGGACCAAGGTTGAACCCACTGTTCTAGACAGAAATTGTCCCTCCCCAGTCCTGATTGACTGTCCCCACCCAAACTGCAACAAAAAGTATAAGCACATCAATGGACTTAAGTACCACCAAGCTCATGCCCACACAGACGATGACAGCAAGCCGGAAGCAGATGGAGACAGTGAGTATGGAGAGGAGCCCACCCTCCATGCAGACCTTGGGAGCTGCAATGGTGCATCCGTCTCACAAAAAGGTTCCTTGTCCCCTGCCCGTTCAGCTACCCCCAAAGTTCGGCTCGTAGAGCCCCACAGCCCTTCTCCTTCAAGCAAATTCAGCACAAAAGGCCTCTGTAAGAAAAAGCTTAGTGGGGAAGGGGACACAGACCTTGGGGCCTTATCTAATGATGGCTCTGATGATGGACCCTCAGTAATGGATGAAACAAGCAATGATGCCTTTGATTCTTTAGAAAGGAAGtgtatggaaaaagaaaaatgtaaaaaacccTCTAGTTTGAAGCCTGAAAAGATTCCTTCCAAAAGCTTAAAGTCAGCGCGGCCTATTGCCCCTGCCATCCCTCCACAGCAAATCTACACCTTCCAGACAGCCACCTTCACAGCAGCAAGCCCAGGCTCCTCCTCAGGCTTGACCACCACAGTGGTCCAAGCCATGCCCAACAGTCCTCAACTCAAGCCTATTCAGCCCAAGCCCACTGTGATGGGAGAACCTTTCACAGTCAACCCTGCCTTGACCCCAGCcaaggacaagaaaaagaaagacaaaaaaaagaaggagTCCTCAAAGGAACTCGAAAGTCCTCTGACCCCTGGGAAGGTGTGTCGAGCAGAAGAAGGCAAAAGCCCGTTCAGGGACTCCTCGGGAGATGGGATGAAAATGGAGGGGCTCCTGAATGGCTCATCAGACCCCCACCAGAGCCGACTGGCTAGCATCAAGGCAGAAGCTGACAAGATCTACAGCTTCACGGACAATGCCCCCAGCCCTTCAATTGGAGGCAGCAGCCGCATAGACAGCACTACTCCTACCCAGCCCCTGACTCCCTTACATGTAGTGACCCAGAACGGAGCCGAAGCCAACTCGGTCAAAACCAACAGCCCTGCATACTCCGACATATCTGAtgctggggaggatggggagggcaaAGTGGACAGCGTCAAATCAAAGGACCCTGAACACTTGGTTAAGGAAGGGGCTAAGAAAACTCTTTTTCCCCCTCAGCCACAGAGCAAAGACTCGCCGTATTATCAAGGCTTTGAGAGTTACTACTCTCCGAGTTATGCACAGTCTAGCCCAGGGGCTCTGAACCCCAGCAGCCAGGCAGGAGTGGAGAGCCAAGCTCTGAAGACAAAAAAGGATGAGGAGCCTGAGAGCATAGAGGGGAAAGCGAAGAACGATGTCTGTGACGAGAAGAAACCAGAGCTGAGCAGCTCCAGTCAGCAGCCTTCCGTCATCCAGCAGCGTCCCAACATGTACATGCAGTCTCTGTACTACAACCAGTATGCCTACGTGCCCCCGTATGGCTACAGCGACCAGAGTTACCACACCCACCTCCTGAGCACTAACACAGCCTACCGGCAGCAATATGAGGAACAGCAGAAACGGCAGAGCTTGGAGCAGCAGCAGCGGGGACTGGACAAGAAGGTGGAGTTGGGCCTAAAGGAGCGGGAGGCGGCACTCAAGGAAGAATGGAAGCAAAAGCCGTCGATTCCCCCAACTCTCACCAAGGCGCCCAGCCTGACAGACCTGGTCAAGTCAGGACCCGGGAAGGCCAAGGAGCCAGGGGCTGACCCTGCCAAATCAGTCATTATTCCCAAATTAGACGACTCCTCCAAACTGCCCAACCAGGCCCCGGAAGGACTTAAAGTGAAGCTGAGTGAGGCCAGCCACCTAGGCAAGGAGGCCTCTGAGGCTAAGACAGGCGCTGAGTGTGGCCGACAGGCAGAGGTGGATCCAATACTCTGGTACCGACAG GAAGCAGAGCCCCGGATGTGGACGTATGTCTATCCTGCCAAGTACTCGGACATCAAGTCAGAGGATGAGCGGTGGAAAGAGGAGCGGGACCGCaaattgaaggaagaaaggaatcgGAGTAAGGACTCTGCCCCCAAGGAGGATGGGAAGGAAAGCACAAGTAGTGACTGCAAGCTGCCCACGTCTGAGGAATCCCGCCTCGGGAGCAAGGAGCCCCGGCCAAGTGTCCATGTGCCTGTGTCCTCCCCCCTCACCCAGCACCAGTCCTACATCCCTTACATGCACGGCTACTCCTATAGCCAGTCCTATGACCCCAACCACCCCAGCTACCGGGGCATGCCTGCTGTGATGATGCAGAACTACCCAG gTTCCTACCTACCTTCCAGCTACTCTTTCTCCCCATATGGCAGCAAAGTCTCAGGGGGTGAAGATGCTGACAAGGCACGAGCCAGCCCCAGTGTCAGTTGTAAATCCAGCTCAGAGTCCAAAGCCCTGGACATCTTGCAGCAGCACGCCAGTCACTACAAGAGCAAGTCTCCCACG ataagtGATAAAACGTCTCAGGAGAGAGATCGGGGAGGCTGTGGGGTGGTTGGGGGTGGTGGCAGCTGTAGCAGCGTCGGGGGAGCAGGCGGGGGTGAAAGAAGTGTAGACCGGCCCCGCACCTCCCCTTCTCAGCGCCTGATGTCcacacatcaccaccaccaccatttggGGTACTCGTTGCTCCCAGCACAGTACAACTTACCCTACGCAGCAG GGCTTTCTTCTACAGCCATTGTTGCCAGCCAGCAAGGCTCCACTCCCTCACTCTACCCACCCCCGCGGAGGTGA